A portion of the Litoribacterium kuwaitense genome contains these proteins:
- a CDS encoding YggS family pyridoxal phosphate-dependent enzyme, translating into MSNLVEENLKSVRQQMELACQASGRNPEDVKLLLATKTVPFEKLQMAMQAGEVLFGENKAQELRGKFPLMQQYHRVEWHFIGHLQTNKVKDVIKYVTLIHSVDRLKLGKALHQQLVKENKTMDILVQINTSYEESKFGASPESALEFVEQLSQFETLNIKGLMTIGKLNATNEETRHCFRLLKSIQAQIQERSFPRVEMDVLSMGMSGDFKVAIEEGATIVRVGTKVFGERYLPDSYYWNENARQDE; encoded by the coding sequence ATGAGCAATTTAGTTGAAGAGAATCTTAAAAGCGTGAGACAGCAGATGGAATTGGCTTGCCAAGCTTCCGGGCGTAACCCTGAGGATGTGAAACTATTGCTTGCGACAAAAACGGTACCGTTTGAAAAATTGCAAATGGCGATGCAGGCGGGAGAGGTTCTGTTTGGGGAAAACAAGGCTCAGGAGCTTCGAGGAAAATTCCCGCTTATGCAGCAATATCATCGGGTGGAATGGCATTTTATCGGACATTTACAGACGAACAAAGTGAAGGATGTCATCAAATATGTGACGCTCATACATTCTGTCGACCGTTTGAAATTAGGGAAGGCTCTGCATCAGCAGCTTGTTAAAGAGAACAAGACGATGGATATTCTAGTGCAAATCAATACGTCCTACGAGGAGAGCAAGTTTGGAGCTTCCCCTGAATCAGCCTTGGAATTCGTAGAGCAGCTGTCCCAGTTTGAAACGTTAAATATAAAAGGTTTGATGACGATTGGTAAGCTGAATGCAACCAACGAAGAGACGCGGCACTGCTTCCGATTGTTGAAATCTATACAAGCGCAAATTCAAGAGAGAAGTTTCCCGCGTGTAGAAATGGATGTTCTCTCGATGGGCATGTCTGGTGATTTCAAGGTGGCGATTGAAGAAGGAGCGACGATCGTTCGTGTAGGGACAAAAGTATTCGGAGAACGTTATTTGCCGGACAGCTATTACTGGAATGAGAATGCGCGTCAGGACGAGTAA